TTCCACTTATACCATTCTCTAAAATGTGCAAAATTATTCAGGAATGTTTCTGTCTACAATTCCTACTGCCGATCATTAAATAAagtcaacaatttttcatgcacTCGGGTTGTCGGTGCGGAAAAAAGCTTCTACCTCTACGAATTTCGATAAGCTTGAACAGATGATAAGTTTACGCACTTGTCGAATTACTTGCGTCTTAATGTTCGGAGAGTACTTGAATTGTTTGTTGTTGATCGATGAAACAAGTTCCAAGAATGCAATTTCCCACGAAACCGAACACTGATTTTTGTCGGTGTAATAACTTTTGTTCACGATAGAAACCAACGCTTGTTGTTTCGtaagttattattttcacgaGAACAAAGCCGTTGTGATTAACTGAGGTACGCTCGTGTTTGGAGAGTGTTTACATCTATGGTACAGGTCCTGGGTGTTCTTCTTGTGAACGAACACCACCAATGAAATACGTTTCCATTGATCGCATTCACGGAAtcttagaatatttttctggcCAAAGTGAGGAAACTGGTCGAGTGCAAGGAATGATTCGAAGTCGTTGTCTTTCGGGTTTGATAACTAAACATGATAGTGGTTCTGTTCAATTTCAGTGAATCCTGGTGGAGTCATGTGTCCGCTGCTCCTCCGGACGTGATGCTGCAAAGCGGGGAAGCTTACACGAGGGATCGACATCCTGAAAAGGTGGATCTGACCGCTGGCGTCTATCGAGATGATTCAGGGAATCCGTGGGTGCTGCCTTGCGTTCGCCAGGTAAACCGTTGTTGTGTTCGAATTGCAACCGAAACCGTAAAAACTTTGGAACCATGCCACTAAAGCCCCGGGTGATTTTCAGGCCGAGAAGAAACTGGCGGCGAAGAACCTCGACAAGGAGTATCTGCCCATTGACGGTTTCCCGGACTTCTGCTTGAACAGCACCAAGCTGGTGCTCGGCGAGGACTCGGAGCTGTTGGCTGAGGGCAGAGTATGCGATGACTATTTTATTAGGTGGCACGAAATATGAGGCAAACGGATGGAAGGAATCTGTCTGAGTTTGTATTTACTCGGAGATTCATTAGCACTAGTACCCGGATTCTTGACGTTATTTCAGGTCGCGATGATCCAAGCAGTTGGTGGCACTGGCGGACTTCGTGTCACGCTAGAATTCATGTCCCAATTTTACAGAGGTGTTAATGAAATATGGTCCAGTGATCCGACCTACGGTGCTTACGAGGGGGTTCTGCAACATTTTAAATCCGTTAAAAAATACCGCTACTACGATTATCACAAGAAATGTCTCGACTTCCCTGGGTTCCTTGAAGACATCGGGGTAATTATTAACTTTCGTGAAATCGGTAATACCGAACGAGTTTCGACGCCTTGGTGCCGTATGTTGAATTCTTCAAACCAAAATGTTGTAGCGAATGCCAGAGGGATCGATTATCCTGTTTCAACCCTCCGCGCACAATCCCAGCGGCGTGGATCCGACTCTGGAACAATGGGCTGAAATATCGGGGGCGTTGAAGAAAAGGCGAATTTATCCAATTATCGATGTGGCTCACCTTGGCTTGGCAAAGGGTAGTTAACGATGATAGACACTCTAGAAAGGAGACGAATATCCTCGAGTTAAATGACACTGTTTCTACTTCACAGGTGACACAGAACAGGACTCTGCTTCCGTAAGGCTGTTCGCCCGAGATGGTCACCAGTTTACAATAGTACAGACCTATTCCAAGAGCCTCGGACTTTAcggtgagaaaataataaaagtataatatgtattcGCTTTTCTTTACTTTGATCCGTTTTTCACGATTCAGGGGAACGCGTCGGTTCCTTGAGCTTTGTCACTGCCAGTGCAGATGAAGCGGCCAGAGTGAGATCCCAGTTGAAGATCATCATGCGCGAGATGTACTCCTGCCCCCCTGTAAACGGTGTCAGAATTGCTAACGAGATCTTCGCGGATCCTGATCTAAAAAAGCAGTGGATCAAGGACCTGAAGACCATGACAGACAGGATAAACTCCTCTCGAAAGGCGCTCAAGGAACACCTAGATAAAACTGGCACGAAATTAAACTGGGATCACGTTACCAATCAAGTCGGAATGTGTTGTTTCAGTGGGTTGACTTTAGAACAGGTAATTCCCCAGCACACTTCATCTTAGCATCAGCTGAAGTACAGGGGATAGCTGGAAGTTATCGTAGAGACGAAATAAAATCGCATGCGTGTAAACGGCAGCCATGCTTAAACTGCATTTATAGGCTGATGTCTTTGGTTACTTTCCTTCATGAATAATCGAAACCAACGATTTTCAGGTGAAAAGATTGGGCAACGAACATCACGTTTACGTGTCGGTGGACGGTCGGATTGCAGTGGCTCGTATAACTCCTGGAAATGTGGAACGCGTCGCCAGAGCATTGCACGAAGTTACCAAATGAAGATTTCATACAACTGTTTGAGCGAGTTTTTTGCAGTAACAACGTCTGTGCCCTGACGGAAAAAACCATCaacttgggtgtaaattcgcGCCCTCAACTCATtgataatgataaaattctACAAGAAAAAAGTCGAGGGTTTCTTTCCGTGAAGGTGTACTGTGCAAGATATTGATAATAAacgtttataaaataaaatgtatggTCATGTGTAGCAATAAATGGCagcatcaaattttcaaatatatcttGTCGGAATTCATTCGTCCTGAACGTTACTCCTGACGAcgtgatttgaataattgcATAAAGTCGTATTCGATTACTGGTGCCTCGAGATCCAACGAcgagtcaaaaaaaaaggaacgtgGTAAGATGTACTTTGTCAGGTTCGAC
The Neodiprion fabricii isolate iyNeoFabr1 chromosome 5, iyNeoFabr1.1, whole genome shotgun sequence genome window above contains:
- the LOC124182435 gene encoding aspartate aminotransferase, mitochondrial-like, yielding MVFLSSESWWSHVSAAPPDVMLQSGEAYTRDRHPEKVDLTAGVYRDDSGNPWVLPCVRQAEKKLAAKNLDKEYLPIDGFPDFCLNSTKLVLGEDSELLAEGRVAMIQAVGGTGGLRVTLEFMSQFYRGVNEIWSSDPTYGAYEGVLQHFKSVKKYRYYDYHKKCLDFPGFLEDIGRMPEGSIILFQPSAHNPSGVDPTLEQWAEISGALKKRRIYPIIDVAHLGLAKGDTEQDSASVRLFARDGHQFTIVQTYSKSLGLYGERVGSLSFVTASADEAARVRSQLKIIMREMYSCPPVNGVRIANEIFADPDLKKQWIKDLKTMTDRINSSRKALKEHLDKTGTKLNWDHVTNQVGMCCFSGLTLEQVKRLGNEHHVYVSVDGRIAVARITPGNVERVARALHEVTK